GATAGCTGAAGATAACGCAGTTTCGGTACAACATTGGATTAGTGAACAACTGATTCATAAACCCTTGCCCGAAGAAATTTCTCAATGGAATGATCAGCCTGAAAAACGATTTAAAGCATTAATTGTACAACCTTTTGTTTTAGTTCAAGAGTTGAGGGTTGAC
This DNA window, taken from Planktothrix serta PCC 8927, encodes the following:
- a CDS encoding DUF2288 domain-containing protein, whose amino-acid sequence is METESLKAQLTENLDEAEWGWLIPHIEREVVIIVEQQLDLLEVGEAIAEDNAVSVQHWISEQLIHKPLPEEISQWNDQPEKRFKALIVQPFVLVQELRVDG